The segment TGCTAATTACTTATATCTACACTATTCATTACTATATAATGGCTAGTTTTTAGAATATTTAGTTTTCATCCAAAGTTAATCCTTTTTTACACTTTTATCTTCAAAGTTTTaccatttctttttcaagaaattATACATAGAAGACTAACAAAAATACTTGGTTAAAtgacttgggttttttttgttttgcagaaatatttgggaTGGCAGTATAGTCGTGGAGAGAGTTTTCAAAAGTGGCAATCGAGAAATTGTTGCAGTATGTAAAAGATTATTCTGTGTTcttaaaagtttcttttaatatttaagtCCTTTTAAACTTCCATTCTTAGTTATAAACTGTTTGGTAGAAAACCAATCGTTCGCCATGTTGCTGTTTTCTTAAGTGCTGAGCTCTTAACTGATAATTAGTTGTCCTTTAAagctattattttaaataatacttTCTAAGAAACCTAACTAATTTAATCTCTGCTCTTAATTGGCAATGGCCAGTTTTCTCCACATTTACTGATATCACTTCCTTGATACTCACTTAGGGTTTGTGCATGCTCCCTCCAGACaaaccctaaaaataaaatgctttagTGATTTTAGGGATAGTCACTGCAGTTGTGGAAGGACATAGGCAAAtcatgaaattttttttaacttacatcttgctgtttcatttttttgtccatgaggaaaataaaatcttttctggCTGTGGCTGTTAATAGAATCCAGTGCTCAATCCTTGTTCTAGCTTAGAGTTGGAAGTAGTAAAGCATAGCTGATTTAGTTACTGGGGGCAAAGAAAGTAGCATCTTGAATACTGTGTATCTGCAGAGGACTCCTGCCTCTTCACATGTATGCTGCCTCAATGAATGTGATATAATTATGTTGTGTTCCAGTGATCTGTTACTAGCACACAATTTATTTGCTGTACCCTCTTATTTGTCTTTTCAGTGATGTTAgcttaaaactaattttttttggaaaaatgaGTGTGAAAATCCAGCTTTCTGTAAAgaagtttgctttcttttgcagATAGAAAGCAGTGTTCCATCCCGTATGCTGGAATGTGTACTACAAGAACTAAAAGGTTTACAAGAATTTTTGGATAGAAATTCACAGTTTGCTACAGTAGGAGCACTTGGAAACCCAAGGTATTATTAATTGTGGTAAATTTACACGTGGTATTCAATATCCAGCTTTTGAAAAACTACCATAGGTGTTTTGCTGAGTTGAAGTGTTTTTATAGTCTTCAGCTGCAACATTCAGATGCTAAAAATTAGTTTGTTACATTCATCTTTAAGGGATTCAGTATTTGCAATCATATTAGcgttttttggttttgtttttgcttttttgtaaTTGCAGTTTCAGCACACCAGCCAATCTACAGCAGAGACTCCTGGGTTTTATGCGGCCTGATGGTGGAAGTTCTCAGCAAGTCCAGCAAGAACTCCAAAGGAAATATCATGGTATGTAATTGGTTTTGAGCAGGAATTATCAAGGAATGGTGCATTTGGATGTTGTCTTTCTCACTTTTCTCGTTAAATCATCTGAATAAAAAGGCCTTTTTTACACacaaattttatattaaatatcaTGCCATTGTTTTGCACACTTACctgtctcctttctttttccttcctaatgTTCTCCATTATGGATAAGTTTGTTTAATCTCCTCACTACAGTACTTAGTAGCTGTACAACCATTTATATTTACAAGATAGCATTTACTAAGCAGTTATTTTATGAGACAAGTGAGCATGATGTCATgttaaaaaattactgtaatgcAGGTTTCCAAAAGTATAGTCATTGAAATGTCTACAAAACTTTGTTTAGAAATGTGAGGTCTATTACATAGCCCATTTGAATTCTTGTCTTCTTATAGTGCAGCTTTTGCCCAGCACTTGCAGGCAAGTTGGGAAATGTTGTTACTGCATATATGGAATTGAGAATGTTTGTGGTCCATGTGTGTGTAATCCTGGGCTTTTAATAGTGtaaatgtaaacattttctGTAGGTCATTATGTAGGATTTGGTAGaactttaataattttatttttttatttttattctttactgAGTTCATCAATCCTTTCAGATTGCTGAATGACacaatgtaattattttaaacctCATTTGTGAAGTGTAAACACTCAAAAGTAAACACATAAATTGTTGCAATTATGTTCTGCCTACGTTATAAGTATGAAAACATTATCCTTTCAGTTTATATAATACATTTTACCAGATTTAAATGTTGTAGTTTTTGGAGTAGTTGTTGCTTTAAAGATAGTGTAGACAGTATTGACCACAGCTGTAATTGTAATTGTTTTCTCTACAAGTAAATACAGGTAATCAAACAAAAAGGGAATATGTATGGgtttaatttgatttcttttatgtTCAGCAGAAATACATTTGTAcctatttttgaaacaaaagtaaaaatttaagACTGATGTGTAAATCTAGTGCACAGGAAACcttatttgtttttcaggtaGTACAATTCCTTTGTTGCAtagtttgaaataaatgttaaCAATGTTAACAAATGTTATTTGTTTTGGGGCAGTGTTAACATCGCATTTATCTCCCAAGAGAGCTAGGCATCATTCATCAacaatggaagagaaaaaaagatagaaagTTAAGGAGGTGGTTActgaaaaacctcaaaaccttACATGCTTATTTGAAACATGTGGAACAGCTCTTGCTGACAGTCTCTTGTTTTTCAGCTGAGGCACAGCTAACTGAGAAGACCTCACTTCAAGGCATCCAGCAGCTTGTTCGCAAAACCTGCCAGGCACTGGCTTTATGGAAGTTGCTATGTGAGCACCAGTTCAGTGTTGCTGTAGGTGAGCTTCAGAAGGTAAGATCTGGataatacaattttaatttgtttgtgcTAATCAGCTGAATTTCTTTTGCTACCTAAGTATTCCCAAGGGACTGTTACTTAAATTAATTGAGGAACATATGAATTTTAAACTACACACAAATTTTTTGATACGTGGTCACAAATGTTTAAGAGACTGACATGTAGTATTGACATAATCACTCAATTTTATGCAATTGGAAGTGTCACTAACAATAAATTGTTCTACTTTTATTGATAATTAATACTGAGTCTCATTtataaattactgtttttttaCCTTAAGTGCATTCTGCAAAATGTTCTGAAAAGAATAGACCAGCATATTCCAGCCAAGTGGAATTCACTCTTTGCCTTAGTCTTGGTGAAAGATGGAGAACAATAGGGTAATAGAGTCTTTGCTCTTCTGTGTAAGTAGGGTACCAGAATGCACCACAGGACAGCTaaggttggaaggaaccacTGGAGATCACCTGTCCCCTTTGCAGTGGGGGTAATAATCTAATTGATTCTCAAAGCAGGGGCAGCTAGAACAGATTGTCCAGGACTGTGTCCAGTaaggattttaatttctataaaGATGAGAACTCCACAGtgtctctgagcaacctgttccagtgttgaACCACCTCTAGAGCAAGAAAGATTTCTCTTCTATTCAGGTGTAATTTCCTTTGCTTCAATTTTTTACCATTGTGCAGTGTCCTGTTATTGGTTACCGCTGAGAAAAAACTTACTCTGCATTCTTTacactttctgaaaaatattactAAGATCCCACATATGACCCTCTAAGCCTCCAGGCTAAATGATCCCAGTTCTTTCAGGTTCCTGGTTTgtagaaggaaagaaggaaacttATAGAACAAAGGGTGCTACTGCTGTGCACTCTTTGCTGATGTTGAATTCACAGCCAACCATTGAAAAAACCTATTAATTTGAATACTGGGCATTTTGTCTTAAAATTTGATAGGATTATTTGAGAAGTTGTATTTTTTGttcacaaaaataataattttaaagccTTACAGAGGCACAGAAGCTGTTGCTCTTCACAATGTTGCATTGAGGAGCTTTGTGCAACTTTTATTTGTGTTGGACAAGGAGCTAACTTTACTGTTTAACaagtaaaatgttttcatttgtcttCAGTAGATTTAGAGTTTTTGTAGCTGTATTATCATGCTGTTAGTATCATCTATAGACACTATATAGACACTACCTAGACCCTACTGGCAACTGTGTGCGCAAATATtcataataaatttttaaaaattagaaaccTTCTGTGTAATGTAATCTTAAAAAGCATAGTGAGTTCAGACCTCAAACTTTCCAAACTCCTTGTTTTATTGAATCTGTCATTTTTATTGTTGTGAATATTAAAAACTTTGACAGTCTCATAGGGTATGCATTCTGAAGTGCCCTGTGAAGTAAAAGGAACTGTTAATTCCATTCTTACTGTCAGAGATCTGAAACAGAGTGACACAGTGGAGATTGCAGGGGAAGTCTGTTAAGAGGAGTTTTCACTATCCTTAGGCATCCAGCAAGGCCTTTAGTAGTAGCtattgctttattatttttattttggtataaaatgtgtattttaaataatgtatttctatGCTGTACATTGTAGTCATTGGagttttgtatgtttttaattattagaAACAGTTAATTTTGCTGCTGGAACATTCAGACATGTCTAAACAGGGTCAAGTAAAAGATTTGGTAAAGTAATAAAATTCTGTCTCATCTTCAGGAACTTCAAGAACAGCTAAAGGTTACTGCTTTTAAAGACTTGGTGATTAGAGATAGAGAGTTGACTGGAGCACTCATTGCCTCTCTTATAAACTGTTACATCAGAGATAATGCAGCTGTGGATGGAATCATTGCCCATTTGAGAGATATCTGCCCTCTTCTTTACAGCACTGATGATGCTGTGTGTTCAAAGGTAAGTGCACTTCCAGATTTTTACAGCACCCAAACACAACTTGAGAACATACACAAATGAGACACATTGGGCAGCTTGTAAGTCATTATTATGCTCAAGTAGTTTCAGAAGCAGAAGATGAAGTTAAGTTGTGGgcatattttcatcttttaattGATTAATGCTGAACATTACACAAAAATTACTTGATGCATTTGCAGTTATTTTCATAGTCTCTTAACTCTAATCTGATCTCTGATCTTAACTCTGTCTTCTTTGTGTTGATAAAATGTCTTATTCCAGTCTTTCTCAGCatagtattttggtttttgtccATTCCACAGTTTATTGGAATTTGTGACATACTATAGTGTTTAAGAACGTAGGTCTTTCCAATAAATTTGAAACAAGTAACTGGTGAGAATAGGAAACCAGTTGGTTAAGTCTTCAGCTCTTCTAATGCTATTGTAGCCTTTTTACTGGAAACTTATTGACCAGAGAGTGCTTTTGAGAGGATGgtctttcttctgtttcagctTTGAAATTTAGAATAATAGCTCATTAACAGTATCCATGATCTGTTCATGATGTGTTCATgttaataatttccattttgcatttgtttttagGCAAATGAACTTCTTCAGCGATCTCGACAAGCtcaaagcaaaatggaaaaagagaagatgcTGAGGGAGTCACTGAAAGAGTACCAGAAGATCAGCAATCAAGTAGACCTTGCTAATGTTTGTGCACAGTACAGACAGGGTAAGAGCCAGTCACTGATTATGCTGAATAATTTCATGGTATGCTTTCATGCCatcttttctgttcattttgttTGCTAACTTTCAACTCAGTTTTGTAGTTTTTTATGATAAACAATTGCTTAAtaaatcttaaaattaaaatgtgccagccttttcttttttaaaaccttgCTAGATTTAACAAGCCAACCAAGAAATCcatttctgtattaaaataGTCCCATTTATTTACTTCATATTGCAGCGTCCATTTGTTTCATATATGTggttgaaatattttactagATTCTATGTAAGCAGAGGGTTACAGGTACCTTTTATACAAAATACTCTGTTTGAAAGATGGTTCTGAATCCTAATTAGGGCATTATATCAGTTACATGTACATTTAAATTATGTAACAGCTAAGAAATGGGCATCTGCACAGTATTACATGTTGTGCAGGACATTCTATGCAACTTAGTATCTTAACTTGAAATTTGCATATAAATGCCACAGGTGGCAACAGGTGTAGATTTTAAATGGTATGGATCAGAGTGAGTAGTGTAGCATTTGCTTGAGAAATGTTTGATGTCACTTACCATTTTGTTGTGAATGTAATACAATAATGAACAGTGatatttgctttgattttcctAGTGCGTTTCTATGAGGGAGTAGTAGAGCTCTCTCTTacagcagctgaaaagaaagaTCCCCAAGGTCTTGGCCTTCATTTCTATAAAAATGGAGAACCAGAAGAAGATGTGGTTGGACTCCAAGCTTTTCAAGAAAGGCAAGttttcagaataatttattatGATTATATGGAGTGCTTTATTTCAAGTGATTGGGAAAGTAGCTCTTTTAGGCAAGGAATGCAGGGTAATAATAAACAAGCATTTTATGATAAGGGACacagtataaatatttttgcccATCATGCTCCCCTTGATTATAATTAATATGGCAGGAACTTATTCTGAAACGGGGTAATAGATGCAGAAAACATTGTGATCAGAACGCTACAGAAATACTTCTTAAAAAGATTAACAAGAACAAACTAGATTGTGACATCCAGCTGACAATATTCTTTAAATCTTAGTAACTGTCTACAAAGGCATACAATAACACACTTGTAAACATTATTTTGTAGACAGTTGCAATGAAAATTATgaggcttttattttcttttgctctgtttACAGATTGAACAGCTACAAGTGTATCACTGACACCCTTCAAGAGTTAGTGAATCAAAGTAAAGCTGCTCCTCAGTCTCCCAGTGTACCCAAAAAGCCAGGTCCTCCAATGCTGTCATCTGATCCCAATATGTTAAGCAATGAAGAAGCTGGACATCATGTAAGAAACTCACAAAAAAGTCATGACTACACTCCAGAGAACAGTGTGATTTGAAGGGGTctagaatttattattttaataaaattgtgAAGGAGTTTAATGAAGTGAAGGTTTATCCTGAATCGGCCTCAATATCTAGAGCACCCATAGAAATTACAACATGCAAATAATGTGAACCTGAGTATTGTCACATGGTTATTCAGGACTTAAAGTAAGGTAACCACTTCTTTAATAGCAGTTCTGACCTTTTCTTCCCTTAGTTTGAACAAATGCTAAAGCTGGTTCAGCGTTCAACAGATGAGCTCTTCAGTATTGCGCTTTACAATTGGTTGATACAAGCTGACTTGGCGGACAAGCTGTTACAGGTGAGCTTCTCTGTACACAGTGAACTGGGAGAGGTAATAATGCTTTAAAAGGCAGGGAAGAGCAAGAGTATAACTGTTATCTTTCTGATGTCTGCAGGTTACTGCCCCGTTTTTGGAGCCCTACCTGGTGCGGATGACCAAGATTGACCAAAACAAAGTCCGCTATATGGATTTGCTCTGGAGatactttgaaaaaaacagaaattttagtAATGCTGCTAGAGTCTTGGCTAAGTTGGCTGACCTCCATAGGTATGAATTATGTGTGCTCTATTGTATATATATTGAGGTAACtagggaaaaaccaaaaaagccaaaatcaaaaccttttgtgtaagtactttttaaaaaggaggttttctaaaaaaaaagaaaaataggatgTGTTAGTCTTGAATCTAGGCAGTTATTGGAAATCAGtgataatgtttatttttgtattatacATTACTTTACAATGTATTTCCTGTAATTACAACTTATTAAGTGGCCATTTCTTATTGAGAAGTACACTAGAATTGAGCTTGCAGCAAAGATGGGGCTATGTGGCTGGATTGTGCCATGCATGATTTACTAAAATCTGGAAAAGGCACATATTACTTCCCAGAGTCTAGCTAGAATATAACTAACCCTCAAATAATTATATTAAGTACTCATTTtattatgaatatttattttgcagcacagaaatttcTCTTCAGCAGCGTCTTGAATACATTGCACGTGCCATTTTGAGTGCCAAAAGTTCCACTGCCATATCCTCTTTAGCTGCAGATGGTGAATTCCTACAtgaactggaagaaaaaatggaagtaagaaaaaatattaatctaaGCTACACTGTAAAtgcattatttcattttgtctCATTGTCATGTAACAGTTTTACTACCAGTTCTGTATAAATggatttctttgctttcatccTGCAAAGTTAGGCAGATGAAAATAGACATAATGGTGTAAGTGGCAATATTTCTACATTTGAATAATCTAACTTAATTCTGGGTGTATTTTTAAACTATGattaaattaattgaattttgaaatactgtattttccTCTTAAACAAGGTTGCAAGGATCCAGCTTCAAATACAAGAAACATTACAGCAGCAGTATTCCCATCATTCTTCAGTACAAGATGCAATTTCCCAGCTTGATGCTGAGCTGATGGATATAACCAAGGTGATTGAAATTTCCTTGTGTTAAAGTCCAGTTTAtcaaattttggggagaaaaaatgttttgcaaagaaTGATTCTATATTGACTAGGAAGTCATAGGCAGTTTATCATTCCTGGTCTCAGAATGTCTGTTACCCTGGACTGTAATTTTCTGTACTTTAATAGTACAGATAATTCTTTCagtctttaatattttaatttctttcacatGTTTATCTTCATTATGATGTCTCTTACATTTCTTCactcataaaaaaaaagaaaattaaatttttatttcaaattcataTAAAATTTAGTGTTGTATCTAAGAAATGAAACTAAACgtagcaaaaaaaatttagtgGTTGATAACAGTTATGTTGCATATTTACTAGTCTGTCAGACAAAATAAGAAACAACTGATTTTTAAGATTTAATTTGATCCTACATGAAAAGTAAAGCTTggtcatttttctttcagctgtatGGAGAATTTGCTGACCTTTTTAAGCTCTCGGAGTGTAAGCTTGCAATTATACATTGTGCAGGTCATTCTGATCCTATCTTGGTGCAAACTCTCTGGCAAGAAGTAATTGAAAAAGGTAGGTCTTAATGGAGTAGGAGTTGTGATGATCTCTCTCATCCTTTACCATCAGTTAGTAATTCACTCTATTCCTGTTGTTTTTGATTGTTTGGAGGTTTCTTCCCCCTTCAGTTTTTGGGCTCAAGTTTACCATTGTGCCAACAACATTGATCAGAGATCTAAGGGAAAAGCTGTGTGGTAGTGGGTTTTTGTGGAGTTCTGGAATGTGGTTTTGTTCCTAGTTTTTTTAAGTAGGTTTGCATGGAACTTCACAGAAGcataaagatttaaaaatgtaCATGCAAACACACCAGAAAAGGTTGTATTTTTACTCCATaggctgatttttttgttgACAAGAGTGTAAGATTTTAGTTTACTGTTTATAAATTTAGGTGCCTCAGTGTAATTTTGTATAAATGTGGGACTTTTCCTGAAGTTCTGTctaagtgttttcttttcatttccagaGTTGAGCGACAGTGTATCTCTGAGCCCCGCTGACAGAATGCAAGCACTTTGTCTGAAGCTGGCATTGCTTGGAAAGATCTATGCTGGCACACCTCGCTACTTTCCTTTAGGCAAGTTGTTAGCCTGCATAGTAAATAAGCATATATGTCTGATGGATGggtttcagcttttttttttttactcttagaaaaattttaaactaAGAAATGTTTCTCACTTTTTAATCtcaaaagaaatgggaaataaatgaagtttaGGTGGCAGCAGCAGTTACTTTTGGATGGCTGGGCAGATGCCATTTTAGAAAGTAGTAAAATTTGTTTGCATCAAAACACAAAGtacaaaatatgcatttatacATTTAAGCTTTTAAGCAAGCACATTTATCTGCTGTCTCTTGAAATTCTATATGAACCATCTGCCATCTGAAGGGGtagattctgaaaataatttggtaGATTTCTGGATGGTTTTAGAATTTGTGATTTTCTGATGCTCATATGCTTTGACAGTGTGCTATTATATAAAAACCTGGCAAATATATTGTTCAGGAGTAAATCTTACTTTATAATAAGatagtaaattttattttataatactaaAATAATGTCCAACTAACATTACATATGAACATTTAGTGCTGACCAATACACTGTTAATTGTTACAGGCATTTAAACAAGCTTCAGTAGTTTTTCTGGCCATTCTAGCAAAGGTAGTCATAGTATGTGTTTTGGGTAGAAACAAAAGTTACTGAATTTTTGTCAACAGCATAGTTGCAAGGGAAAACAGTAACAAAGTACTGAGTATGAGTAATCCCTGCCATGCACTGCTGATAGTAAATTACTCTTAAATGCCTTTGTTTCTTAGACTCCCAGTAACAAGTTGGAATCTAAACGTTCCCTCATTTATGTCCTCCAGATTTTCTAGTGCAGTTTCTAGAGCAACAAGTCTGCACTTTGAACTGGGATGTAGGTTTTGTAACATATACCATGCAAGAAATTGGAGTGCCATTGCCAAGGCTGCTTGAAGTGTATGACCAGCTGTTCAAAGCACGGGTAAGGGAAAtggcacaaaataaaaattctgtcttCAGCTATTATCAAGGTCTCTTTAACGGGAAACATGAAATAATATAAGGAAGGATATAACAAAATGTGTATTCaaagctttgctttctttactcaaagactttttaaaagctgcattttctcGCTGTGAATAAAATCTGTGGATTTTATTCATTTCAGTAGCAGAGCATGATGAGGAAATTTGTTAATTCTTTTAGTTCACCTGGAGCTAGTTTAGGATGAAATAGGATTAGAATTATTATGTTGCAGAAGGAAGAGCATATATTGAgtatattaattttgtttatttcataATAGTGATTAAAATTTGTTGTATTACTATATCTTGTCTGATCCATTAATGCTATAAACAAAGAAGTTTGACTTTGTGGTAATGGAAAACTGAGATAAATTTATGTATATTAAcatatgtaatttaaaataatgtttaaatataGGCTTAAATATAGATTAAGGTAGAATTCCTATTTATCTAACTTTCTTGatactataaataaataattgcacAGCTGGCAATTCCTGTACACATGACgcacttttttttgtcttgtctcCTTAATATTTGTGTCCTTaatgttttgtgggtttttttttgcttttttaggATCCATATTGGAGTAGAATGAAAAAGCCTTTGCACCTCTTGGAGTGTATTCATGTATTACTGTCAGGATATGTACAGGATCCAAGCAGAGTACCTATGAGGTAAAAGGATAGCTATATCCTAATGAATAGTGAAacataaaatattctaaaatactTCACACCAGTAATTCccaaagcttttcttctttaggGTGAATCTAATATTTTATTCCTAACACTTGTCATCGAAAACCATTTGGTAGAAACTTGTAGAAGTCTACCTTATAAACTACTTCCACTAAGCTAATTTTCATCATATCACTGAAGATCCTTGAGGAACTGAGAGgattattttgtgattttaggCAATACATACTTTAGGGACTAGTTCAGACAAGTCTGTTGCAGTGTGTGAAAgtgggggaaaacaaaaattgggCATTTTGTGATTGAAACAGTGAACTGTTTCATGTACAAATTCTAGAAGCTCTGAGTTACTCTAGGAAAGAGAAGACCAACCATTGGCATCGATCTTCCCCAGTTGTTTATAAAAGGTTGATGATGAATCAGTCTTCAAGACTAAAATTCAGCTTAGTTCACATCAGGAAGCAAAAAAGATAGCTAAGTACTTGAAAAAGTTGCCTGCATATCACCTCTAGCTTTcaccatttttatttgaatagaCTACATGAACTTCAGTCAGGGCTATCTTGtctcaaaaacaaaaagcagaactaGGCAAAGTCTTGATAACTCTTTTAAACATAGATGTTTctgattattttgaaaaatatacatataaatattttttatatgtaaaaaaatgttCACATACAATTTACTTCTGTCTTGTTTCACTTTATTGGTCTTTAATGGTTGGTTGATTTAAATACTCTTATTAGAACTTTAGTGAATGTTGTCTGATTTTAATATGTACTTAAATAATACATAAATTGAGATTTGATTATAATTTAAGACATTTAAACTGCTATCTAAATTAATAACTTATACATTGACCGTAATAATATCTAAAGTAGTATCTAAATATTCCACATTGCTATAAACTGTACCATGCTTTTATGGTATATATTTAATATCAGATAAATAGTAATGGGTCACTTATTTTCCCATTATGCCTTAGTCACGGGCATtagatttcaaaaataaatttctctaaATGAATagctaaatatttaaaagtagcTGACAGATGTCTTACTGATACAGTATTCCATTGCAACTCAAAGAATGGTCATGTTCTAGTTCAGATGAATTCTGAGATACAGGATTAAAAAGGAgctcatttttattctgtgttttgtttgcagGCGACGATTCACAAATGTTTGCTTGGATGCTGTTAGTTGCTACCTGGTTGAACTTCAGTCTATGAGCCCCACACTAATGGTGCAGACTACTATTGGGAATTTTAAATCTCTACAGGCCAAGTTAGAACGGCTTCACTGATTGACTAATACAAGAACAGAATCATTAGTGCAGGTaatagaaactgaaataaaggcTCCGA is part of the Camarhynchus parvulus chromosome Z, STF_HiC, whole genome shotgun sequence genome and harbors:
- the NUP155 gene encoding nuclear pore complex protein Nup155, producing MPAATSPTAPAAQEALEIAGRIIDRQIQDDRCYPDLSELLAVPAPGSPTVSGMSDMDYPLQGPGLLSIPNLPEITSVRRVPLPPELVEQFGHMQCNCMMGVFPEISRAWLTIDSDIFMWNYEDGGDLAYFDGLSETILAVGLVKPKAGIFQPHVRHLLVLATPVDIVILGLHCSNIQSGTGSLNDSMSGGMQLLPDPLYSLPTDNTYILAITSTDNGRIFLAGKDGCLYEVAYQAEAGWFSQRCRKINHSKSALSFLIPSLLQFTFSEDDPVVQIAIDNSRNILYTRSEKGVLQVYDLGQDGQGMTRVTSLSQNAIVSAAGSIARTIDRSVFKPIIQIAVIENSESIDCQLLAITHAGVRLYFSTSQFKHPTARPSMLTLVHVRLPPGFSASSNVEKPAKVHRALYSKGVLLMAASENEDNDILWCVNHDSFPFQKPMMETQMTTRVDGHSWALSAIDEFKVQKIVTPLNKDIIPITDSPVVVQQHMLPPKKFVLLSAQGSVMFHKLRPVDQLRHLLVSNTGGDGEEIERFFKLHQEDQACATCLILACSNAACDREVSAWATRAFFRYGGEAQMRFPSALPPPSNVGPILGSPVSAGTPLTVDSPYSNPSILTSGQGIQPPAMSTPIFPPGNSMSHPSTSISGMMGPEIVFSGRHNGICIYFARIIGNIWDGSIVVERVFKSGNREIVAIESSVPSRMLECVLQELKGLQEFLDRNSQFATVGALGNPSFSTPANLQQRLLGFMRPDGGSSQQVQQELQRKYHAEAQLTEKTSLQGIQQLVRKTCQALALWKLLCEHQFSVAVGELQKELQEQLKVTAFKDLVIRDRELTGALIASLINCYIRDNAAVDGIIAHLRDICPLLYSTDDAVCSKANELLQRSRQAQSKMEKEKMLRESLKEYQKISNQVDLANVCAQYRQVRFYEGVVELSLTAAEKKDPQGLGLHFYKNGEPEEDVVGLQAFQERLNSYKCITDTLQELVNQSKAAPQSPSVPKKPGPPMLSSDPNMLSNEEAGHHFEQMLKLVQRSTDELFSIALYNWLIQADLADKLLQVTAPFLEPYLVRMTKIDQNKVRYMDLLWRYFEKNRNFSNAARVLAKLADLHSTEISLQQRLEYIARAILSAKSSTAISSLAADGEFLHELEEKMEVARIQLQIQETLQQQYSHHSSVQDAISQLDAELMDITKLYGEFADLFKLSECKLAIIHCAGHSDPILVQTLWQEVIEKELSDSVSLSPADRMQALCLKLALLGKIYAGTPRYFPLDFLVQFLEQQVCTLNWDVGFVTYTMQEIGVPLPRLLEVYDQLFKARDPYWSRMKKPLHLLECIHVLLSGYVQDPSRVPMRRRFTNVCLDAVSCYLVELQSMSPTLMVQTTIGNFKSLQAKLERLH